The DNA segment GCGATAGAATAAACGATGTACGCCCAATACTTGACGGATGTTAAGTTGACGGGTCGCCAGTATCCGACATACGTCAACAGCGCGAACGATAAGGGAAGAGTATGCATCGTTGTCGGTTAAAAGTCAAGGAAAAGTCTCTTGAAGATCTTAGGTGAGGTctcgataaaaaatatttcttacaggACAACGTTCTGAGGATGTTATTATATTGTAGTTTCCATTTCTTTGAGCTTCGTACCGTATCGCTTTCCTGTTTTCTCTCACTCACGAGAATTACTTTGACCTCCGACATGACTTCTATAgacaatttatacataaataatttatgtgtaATAAGTTTTACTAATCGTTTCATGAAACATTACATGCAATTCTACAAAGGCTATTAGAGATACGCCACAGTTACGGTAGTTCCGTCTTTATTccgcattatttaaaaataaacgttagTTTACTAGTACATTTACTACCGTCGTCGCGATCGATGCACGTGTCTTGAAGATTTTAGCGTTAGAATATTTCTTAATCTATGTACTCTAACttacttttaaaactttaaattacctagttttatatttttaacaaattgtaatttaaaaattataaaaatatattaagaaccGAAGTGACGTGACAATTGACAattgaatattgaattataatgtTGATATCATTGTGTTGATTTTATTGCGTGCGACGCGACGGAAGACAAATGTCTAGACATGCGGAATAATATAGCAATGACGACTCGGTtattacgagaaaaaaaaataagacggtgcgttcaattattaatatataatcaatatagCATGTATGTGCGTTATAGAGACGGTTGAACTTTATCTGTaagtatttctcttttatattaatcaaagaatttgctgtttttttatctagaaatttcaagatatcttttatatattacaattgttaAAGTAGAGCAATACATTCGGCGAAAGTTAACGTAGAACAATCAgttcctttcttctttaatcCAAAAGGACTTTGAGCGGCCGTCACAAGATAAACGGTTCCTCGCctgaaaaaaagtaaatatttcatatgtaatttcattatttaaaaaaattgatttactaATTTACTAATTACGCGCTAGTCGGAGTGGCATATCCCATGACGATGCGAGTGTTATTACTGCATTTATCGTATTTAAAATCAGATAACGTGGAACATTGTACGCCCAAAAAGGCAGATTCATTGATCACAGACTCGGCATAGAACCTCCAGGAACGATGATGACTACAAAAGTCTGAAAtggcaaaaattgaaatgtaaaagatacaatttctttgcaatttgtaagagagagaaaatataccTTTATCGTCGATCACTGGTAATTTCAAACGCGGACAGCCGGGTTGAACGCGTGAACCACCGTTTGGGAAAAAATCCACTGTGCCTGCAGTGTCTTTGGCAACACCATAAAATCCTTGATCTGTATGTATGATATCAACGAAACGGGCATCAGAGGATGAAAGACTATGGTTGCCAAGATGGTAAAGAGGACCGGCAGGATCCAGTcctatataaaagtatttttcagtacaaattgtatataaaaatcttttacatcTTGTATTTCAAtaaggttattattattttatttttatatgtatgtatatgtgccATGTTGATATTATAGTTTTCAATATCGAGATTAAAATACAACAAACATAGATTTGTGTTATAGATCTGTGTTATATTAAACAATGATATGTGAGCAAAGTCAAGGTAAAATTAactgataataaaatttgtagacCTTCACCTGTAATTCTAGGAATTTGATATTTGATTTTTCTGCCGATGTATCCGGCGACTTGCCCGCCCATAGAATGTCCAACGATATGGAACTTTTCCATATCAAAGCCCGATTTGACCATCTCCTCGAGAGTCGATGCGACAACATCTCCAACATGAGGGATATTTTCTGCCACTTTTACATAGTTGTCACTTGCTATATCACGATAATCCAATCcaataatattgtgatcattTCTTTCCAAATAAgctgaaaagataaaaataatttaaatgttttttataatagtaattttaatggtttttaaatatatgtactggtgaaaattttttttagaattctttatgatttttcataatttttataaatttcaaaatttttcaaaatttttgtataattttatcaaaaattttttaaatctttctaaaTGAATTAGAGATTGCTTTTCAGACGTGCTGAGAAAGTTTACGTCTTTTCTAGAAATTCTTTGTATAAGACAGGACATTTAAAGTGCTACAATCCTTGAAAGTATAgcaaatattttaactaaagTTATGATATATAGTACAAAAGAAGATAACGATAAAATCAATTTctgtaaaaatcgatttttttaaatctcaaacATAATCTCTATTTTTCTaatggaattatataattttatttacttaatatgattttcttagttttttacatttaataatattagttattaaaaaattaataatttacgagaTACTTCATGTTTTATTCTGGTatatttgacataaaatataaaatatcttgtaaataattgatgttttaataattcaactttaatacttttatatgcagaataagTAAaagtgttatatattatataagaaaatcatataatttcatatttgaaaatgacaattttcaatttaaaaaactcaaatttttcaaaaacattatttatttcttttcggaCCATTCGACTTTAATTTGAAACGTTTTCTTTTGCTATGACATGTACTTTTAAGgataattaatcataatttaaatattccaaaatcgattttgttaaaaaatataggtATTTCATTGTTAAACTCAAAACTTATCAAATAACTGTTGTTAAAATATACCTTCTACCACTGTTCGTACACTTGTTTTCTTTAGATTTTCCGTAAATCCGTGAATATATAATACCGTCGGCTTATTGTTGTTTATTTGAGATGTTATCGCACTGGCATTTTCCAGCGGATAGTCGATATATTCATTCATAGTCGttctaaagaaaataatatttagatcaattcgaaaatagatttattgaaaagaagtggttacgaaaaaaaaatgtaaaagaaatgatgtaagatctattttattttttttcatataactGCAAAAACACATCTTTTCGTAATACACttctttattgtattttgcGCCAAAgacgattaatattatataaagaatataatttatttcttattatttatttcttttatcttaagaatttaattttaagcgataaaagtaacacaaaaatctaaattattaaaaataattacccGATATAAATACGTAGAAAAATGCTCTCGAGCTTCTCATTATTGATCACGCAgcctgttaaaaaaaaagatatggcTGATTCACTGTGAAATAGAATTcactattaaaaacaaatacttaCCAATTGCAGTCACGTATATTATAGTAAAAACAAATTGTCGGAAAACGTGGATTAACATTGTGGGGTCCTAAATATTTATCAGTACATTACgattttcaagaaatacatttttgtaaagcTATGAGCTTAtgagtaaaaagaaattaagatgcagataatgataaaaaaagaataatgctaataaaaaataatacaaataaaaataatgaaaataaaaaataatgcgaataaagaataatgagaataataaataacgcgaataataaataataatcaataatataaataataaataatgtaaaataataaataatgcaaataacgaataatgcgACCCTATCATATATCAAACTTCGTTATTAATTCTTGtgcacaatatataaaaattcgagagattttgtaactatttgtaaaaatgcagattgtaaaatttttaaataataagtaattctaaaataataaatttaaaacaaatgtaaattttagaCAACCTTTTAATACTTCTTTCAACTTTCAACACTTGATCTACTTTGTGAGTTCACTATAAATGCGTATGAAAACGAAGTAGCTGCTTATATAACGTATAACTGAACACTAAATTACACACCTGTGATACAGACATATTAGTGGCAtatggaaaatttttgtttccacTCAGCTTTTCAGAATACTACGCATATGTACGCATAGAATTGTATAGATAAAATTGTAGAATTCCATTAACGTAAGATTAATGTATATTTCCATTATATTTACAGGGATGTGTAACGTGTGCGTAACACGCCGCTACCAGCGGCCAAAGTTAAAAACAGTCCAAGATTTATTAAATCACTTAGATGTATtacaaatgcaataaaataacagatataatttttattttattttatttataattaaaattaaatttttgaaagaaaattgcaataaaagtCTTATTTCGGAAGAATATGATTCTAtcatatatatacgtaatacgTTTTTAAAGCGAATTCGATTGGACAGCTAATGTGTGCTAATACGTGTCCAATCAAAttcgttataaaataaagtaccTTAGCTATATGCCTTTAGAAGATGCATTCCGTTTTATAATGCATAATGCatctttatttatctttatttaacattaaataaaaataagtaacataaacaaaaatcaataaaacaaGGATAAATAGTATACGTGAAACGGAATGTAACACCAACAAACTCGTTTTGAGTTTCCTTCTTGTTTTTCgcacaagatttctgattctaGCAATCACAGTACcatgtgtttttattttattaaaaacctTAGGTTTCTCGGGGGGGGGGCTGAAAGTCCAGTTGTACgaccaaatatttttctttttctttacaaatataaatttgaatatataagaatatatcaAAAACTACAGTGATGTTATAttaacttgaacgattacattcgtcaaaatgttgtttgacagattctaggctcaaagtaatgagatatttattatttaaaacgtgatttataaaaatctaatgctctgcataatcggtggcagaaaaaaagtggttataaCATGGctatttataagaataattttaaaaaattagtttagtttagaagaaacacagtatcttgttacaaaat comes from the Solenopsis invicta isolate M01_SB chromosome 14, UNIL_Sinv_3.0, whole genome shotgun sequence genome and includes:
- the LOC105207757 gene encoding pancreatic triacylglycerol lipase isoform X1 — its product is MLIHVFRQFVFTIIYVTAIGCVINNEKLESIFLRIYIGTTMNEYIDYPLENASAITSQINNNKPTVLYIHGFTENLKKTSVRTVVEAYLERNDHNIIGLDYRDIASDNYVKVAENIPHVGDVVASTLEEMVKSGFDMEKFHIVGHSMGGQVAGYIGRKIKYQIPRITGLDPAGPLYHLGNHSLSSSDARFVDIIHTDQGFYGVAKDTAGTVDFFPNGGSRVQPGCPRLKLPVIDDKDFCSHHRSWRFYAESVINESAFLGVQCSTLSDFKYDKCSNNTRIVMGYATPTSARGTVYLVTAAQSPFGLKKKGTDCSTLTFAECIALL
- the LOC105207757 gene encoding pancreatic triacylglycerol lipase isoform X2; the encoded protein is MLIHVFRQFVFTIIYVTAIGCVINNEKLESIFLRIYIGTTMNEYIDYPLENASAITSQINNNKPTVLYIHGFTENLKKTSVRTVVEAYLERNDHNIIGLDYRDIASDNYVKVAENIPHVGDVVASTLEEMVKSGFDMEKFHIVGHSMGGQVAGYIGRKIKYQIPRITDARFVDIIHTDQGFYGVAKDTAGTVDFFPNGGSRVQPGCPRLKLPVIDDKDFCSHHRSWRFYAESVINESAFLGVQCSTLSDFKYDKCSNNTRIVMGYATPTSARGTVYLVTAAQSPFGLKKKGTDCSTLTFAECIALL